A portion of the Cellulophaga algicola DSM 14237 genome contains these proteins:
- a CDS encoding VIT domain-containing protein, whose translation MKKHSILILFLIFSRIALAQGIPILKTTDDTSKPIQLSDLHINVFVIDNIATTTLEMRFYNANNRVMEGELNFPLGNGITISRFALDVNGEMREGVVVDKETATQAFEAVTRRNVDPGLAEVTTGNNFKARVYPIPAKGYKKAIIAFEHEIKGDAANYIYQLPLHIKNALETFSVKVEVVLNKPKILKSNDPQINLKFTEARNSYISTYKEENKTLESNLSFAIPKPKKVSKVITYKGSVTSDNYFYTHLDITPEQRKKKTPKKTTVVWDVSSSVQNRDLEKEVAILQGYFDWMKQGKVTLVTFSNTIHSSKTYDLTNGKNEKLISDLKAEHYDGGTAINAIDFSTFKTEEILLFSDGVSNFGEKNKNNFESPIIAVNTSNIANHSLLAYMAVCSNGTYINAFESATDQAIDKATHEQKQFIRAEFDTNKIKEIFPNNREKITDNFSMSGKIEGDKAELTLHFGFGGEITETKRILIDNAEALDHNLGERIWAQKKLKTLLVDQNVAAIKSHGKKFNLVTPNTSLIVLDDVADYVRYEIVPPASLQEEYFKRIAMKNEQKKDIKKHRILSLCSTFSEDYNWWKNPPIQKSVPKRPNVNDVNIEPVEMVSRDEISDAPQANMEMEMAMDEVASESKSSEKRSKKKENKPKITIATWDSKAPYINTLKSVAKENVYTTYLELKDENGTNPSFYFDVATYMFQNNQRKEGLRVISNLAELELENTELLRTLGRKLFEFKFFTEALAVFKEVLDTRSFEPHSYIDLGLTYAELGENQEAINNLYRVIDKEWDADIMSRFNGIELITLHDINNIIFKHKEKLDVSFINPCFLKHMPVDVRIVIDWDANETDIDLWITDPNKEKCSYSNKNTRLGGRISYDITQGYGPEEFRLKDAIDGAYGIDVNFYGTRKQTALGNVTVRALVYTNFGTKDEQKEVLTLQLEPAKSGDFNIGTIEFKK comes from the coding sequence ATGAAAAAACATTCTATTCTTATTTTGTTCTTAATCTTCTCTAGAATTGCCCTTGCACAAGGGATTCCAATACTTAAGACCACCGATGACACCAGTAAACCTATTCAATTAAGCGATCTCCATATTAATGTTTTTGTCATCGATAATATTGCTACCACCACATTAGAGATGCGATTTTACAATGCTAATAACCGCGTAATGGAGGGTGAATTAAATTTTCCATTAGGTAACGGAATAACAATTTCTCGTTTTGCATTAGATGTAAATGGAGAAATGAGAGAAGGTGTTGTTGTTGATAAAGAGACTGCCACCCAAGCCTTTGAAGCGGTAACACGTAGAAACGTTGACCCAGGACTTGCAGAAGTTACTACTGGTAATAATTTTAAAGCTAGAGTTTACCCAATACCTGCAAAAGGGTATAAAAAAGCGATCATAGCCTTTGAACATGAAATTAAAGGAGATGCTGCTAATTATATTTACCAACTGCCTTTACATATAAAAAACGCATTAGAAACCTTTTCTGTGAAGGTTGAAGTCGTTTTAAACAAACCAAAGATTCTAAAGAGCAACGACCCACAAATTAATTTAAAATTTACAGAAGCTCGTAACTCCTATATTAGTACCTATAAAGAAGAAAATAAAACATTGGAAAGTAATCTAAGCTTTGCTATTCCAAAACCTAAAAAGGTGTCTAAAGTAATTACCTATAAGGGGTCTGTTACTTCAGATAATTATTTTTATACCCATCTTGATATAACACCTGAACAACGCAAAAAGAAAACTCCAAAAAAAACAACTGTGGTTTGGGATGTTTCTTCTTCAGTACAAAATAGAGATTTAGAGAAAGAAGTTGCCATTCTTCAAGGATATTTTGATTGGATGAAACAAGGCAAGGTAACGCTAGTTACTTTTTCCAATACCATACATTCCTCTAAAACATATGATCTAACAAATGGAAAAAATGAAAAGCTTATTAGCGATTTAAAAGCAGAACATTATGATGGTGGCACTGCTATAAATGCAATAGATTTTTCAACATTTAAAACCGAAGAAATTCTATTATTTTCAGATGGAGTTTCTAATTTCGGTGAAAAAAATAAAAACAATTTTGAATCGCCTATTATTGCCGTTAACACTTCTAATATAGCAAACCACAGTTTATTAGCATATATGGCTGTTTGTTCAAATGGTACCTACATTAATGCTTTCGAATCCGCTACAGATCAAGCCATTGATAAGGCTACCCACGAACAAAAGCAGTTTATTAGAGCCGAATTTGACACCAACAAGATAAAAGAAATATTCCCGAATAATAGAGAAAAAATAACCGACAATTTCAGTATGTCTGGCAAAATTGAAGGTGATAAAGCAGAATTAACTTTGCATTTTGGTTTTGGAGGTGAAATTACGGAAACAAAGCGTATACTTATTGATAATGCCGAAGCATTAGATCATAATTTAGGAGAACGTATTTGGGCGCAGAAAAAGTTAAAAACATTACTCGTAGATCAAAATGTGGCTGCTATAAAGTCACACGGAAAAAAATTCAACCTAGTTACTCCAAATACGTCTTTAATTGTTTTAGACGATGTAGCAGATTATGTACGCTATGAAATTGTTCCCCCTGCTTCATTACAAGAGGAATATTTTAAGCGCATTGCTATGAAAAATGAGCAAAAAAAAGATATCAAAAAGCATAGAATTTTAAGTTTATGTAGCACCTTTAGTGAAGATTACAATTGGTGGAAGAATCCACCAATTCAAAAATCGGTACCTAAGAGACCAAACGTAAATGATGTAAATATTGAACCAGTAGAAATGGTTTCAAGAGATGAAATTTCAGACGCTCCACAAGCTAATATGGAAATGGAAATGGCGATGGATGAAGTTGCTTCTGAAAGTAAGTCTAGTGAGAAAAGATCTAAAAAGAAGGAAAACAAGCCTAAAATAACAATTGCAACATGGGACAGTAAAGCTCCTTATATCAATACTTTGAAATCTGTTGCAAAAGAAAATGTCTATACTACATATTTAGAGCTAAAGGACGAAAATGGTACAAACCCATCTTTCTACTTTGATGTAGCTACCTATATGTTTCAAAACAACCAAAGGAAAGAAGGCTTACGTGTAATTTCTAATCTTGCAGAATTAGAATTAGAAAATACAGAATTACTGCGCACCTTAGGTAGAAAACTTTTTGAATTTAAGTTCTTTACCGAAGCATTAGCTGTATTTAAAGAAGTTCTAGACACAAGATCCTTTGAACCACATTCTTATATAGATTTAGGACTTACTTATGCCGAATTAGGAGAAAATCAGGAAGCGATTAATAACTTATACCGTGTCATAGATAAAGAATGGGATGCAGATATTATGTCTCGATTTAATGGTATAGAATTAATCACCCTTCATGATATCAACAATATTATTTTCAAACATAAGGAAAAATTAGACGTCTCTTTTATAAACCCATGTTTTCTAAAACATATGCCTGTAGATGTTAGAATTGTTATTGACTGGGATGCTAATGAAACAGATATTGATTTATGGATTACAGATCCTAATAAAGAAAAGTGTAGTTATAGCAACAAGAATACGCGCTTAGGCGGGAGAATATCTTATGATATTACTCAAGGATATGGCCCTGAAGAGTTTAGACTTAAGGATGCTATAGATGGTGCATATGGTATAGATGTTAATTTTTATGGTACAAGAAAACAAACTGCATTGGGCAATGTCACCGTAAGAGCCTTAGTATATACTAACTTCGGAACAAAAGATGAGCAAAAAGAAGTCTTGACCCTTCAACTAGAACCTGCTAAGAGTGGTGATTTTAATATAGGAACAATTGAATTTAAGAAGTAA
- a CDS encoding Fur family transcriptional regulator — translation MIGVEQVLSEKGIRPTAMRILIYNFLEKQKVAVALSDIESDFDKAERTTVYRTLKTFVEKALVHQIEDGTGVSKYALCEVDCKCELDQDLHLHFHCRSCNETVCLTEYKIPHIQLPNGYVAEDVNLVIKGICERCTTL, via the coding sequence ATGATAGGAGTGGAACAGGTACTTAGTGAAAAAGGAATTCGTCCCACAGCGATGCGAATCCTTATTTATAATTTTTTAGAGAAACAAAAAGTAGCCGTAGCATTATCAGATATTGAAAGCGATTTTGATAAAGCAGAGCGTACAACGGTATATAGAACCTTAAAAACGTTTGTAGAGAAAGCCCTTGTACATCAAATAGAAGATGGAACAGGGGTGTCAAAATATGCTTTATGTGAAGTAGATTGTAAGTGTGAATTAGATCAGGATTTACACCTTCATTTTCATTGTAGGAGCTGTAATGAAACTGTTTGTTTAACTGAGTATAAAATTCCACATATTCAATTACCAAATGGGTATGTTGCTGAAGATGTAAATTTGGTAATCAAAGGAATTTGTGAAAGGTGTACCACCTTATAA
- a CDS encoding heavy metal translocating P-type ATPase yields the protein MKKKKNLKDLKIDKHQGDHHHEDHHGHTHGSANGSSNIITYLPAIFSFTILVLGIVLDYLKEPFFTKWIRISWYIIAYIPVGWPVIKEGWKSIKNGDFFTEFLLMTIATIGAFAIGEYPEGVTVMLFYAVGELFQDAAVKRAKGNIKALLDVSPKEALVFRNNMFVAVPPETVVVGSIVQVRVGEKIPLDGILKSEKASMNTAAITGESKPDSIVSGAKVYAGSINLEGVIEIETTKEFKDSSIARILEMVQHATARKSKTELFIRKFARIYTPIVVFLAIGLTVLPYFFVADYIFRDWLYRALIFLVISCPCALVISIPLGYFGGLGAASRNGILFKGASFLDKITKVNTVVMDKTGTVTKGVFKIQEIENKSVLPTSDFMKYVLAIEEQSTHPIAKALMEYNIEGDKYKATNVSEIAGKGLKGTVNGKTVLVGNKALMILNAIEVPLETEVIISSVIMVSIDANFSGYVTISDELKEDAHQTIHELRAAGITKIIMLSGDKDAITQQIAKDLKIDWAKGDLLPEDKLKEVEKLKENPENRVAFIGDGINDAPVLAASDVGIAMGGLGSDVAIETAAIIIQNDQPSKITRAIKIGRATRRIIWQNIALAFGVKLVVLILGAGGMATMWEAVFADVGVALLAILNAVRLQKMNWD from the coding sequence ATGAAAAAAAAGAAAAACTTAAAAGATCTAAAAATAGATAAGCATCAAGGAGATCATCATCATGAGGATCATCATGGTCATACCCATGGTAGTGCAAATGGTTCCTCAAATATAATAACCTATCTACCGGCAATATTTAGTTTTACCATACTTGTATTAGGTATTGTGTTAGACTATTTAAAAGAGCCATTTTTCACAAAGTGGATTCGGATTTCTTGGTATATTATTGCGTATATACCAGTAGGATGGCCGGTAATTAAAGAAGGCTGGAAAAGTATAAAAAATGGAGATTTTTTTACGGAGTTTCTTTTAATGACTATTGCCACCATTGGTGCTTTTGCTATTGGAGAATATCCAGAAGGAGTAACGGTAATGCTTTTTTATGCTGTGGGAGAATTATTTCAAGATGCAGCTGTGAAAAGAGCCAAAGGAAACATTAAAGCGTTATTAGATGTAAGTCCTAAAGAAGCACTTGTATTCAGAAATAATATGTTTGTTGCCGTTCCTCCAGAAACAGTAGTTGTTGGTAGTATTGTACAGGTACGTGTGGGTGAAAAAATTCCACTTGATGGGATTTTAAAATCTGAAAAAGCAAGTATGAATACAGCAGCAATTACAGGAGAAAGTAAACCAGATTCCATAGTTTCAGGAGCTAAAGTATATGCGGGAAGTATTAACTTAGAGGGTGTTATTGAGATTGAAACGACCAAGGAGTTTAAAGATAGTTCAATTGCTAGGATATTAGAAATGGTACAGCATGCAACAGCACGTAAATCTAAAACAGAATTATTTATTCGGAAATTTGCTCGTATTTATACGCCAATTGTTGTTTTTCTAGCCATTGGCTTAACAGTGCTACCTTATTTTTTTGTCGCAGATTATATTTTTAGAGATTGGTTATATCGCGCGCTTATATTTTTAGTAATTTCTTGTCCTTGTGCTTTGGTAATTTCAATTCCACTCGGTTATTTTGGCGGATTAGGAGCTGCTTCTAGAAATGGAATTTTGTTTAAAGGGGCTTCCTTTTTAGATAAAATAACGAAGGTGAATACAGTGGTAATGGATAAGACTGGCACTGTAACTAAAGGAGTTTTTAAAATTCAAGAGATTGAAAATAAGTCCGTTTTGCCTACCAGTGATTTTATGAAATATGTATTGGCTATTGAGGAACAATCTACGCACCCAATTGCCAAAGCCTTAATGGAATATAATATAGAGGGCGATAAGTACAAGGCAACCAATGTATCAGAAATTGCTGGGAAAGGCTTGAAAGGAACGGTTAATGGAAAAACGGTTTTAGTAGGGAATAAAGCATTGATGATTTTAAATGCAATTGAAGTGCCTCTAGAAACTGAAGTCATTATTTCATCGGTGATTATGGTGAGTATTGATGCAAATTTTTCGGGGTATGTAACGATATCCGATGAGCTTAAAGAAGATGCACATCAAACAATACATGAACTTAGAGCCGCTGGAATTACTAAGATTATTATGCTTTCTGGGGATAAAGATGCTATTACGCAACAAATAGCAAAAGACTTAAAGATAGATTGGGCTAAGGGAGACTTATTACCTGAAGATAAGCTTAAAGAAGTAGAAAAATTGAAAGAGAACCCAGAAAATAGGGTTGCATTTATAGGGGATGGGATTAATGATGCACCCGTTTTAGCAGCTAGTGATGTGGGTATCGCCATGGGAGGATTAGGTAGTGATGTAGCTATTGAAACAGCAGCTATTATCATTCAAAATGATCAGCCTTCAAAAATCACTCGTGCTATAAAAATTGGCCGTGCCACACGACGAATTATTTGGCAGAATATAGCTTTAGCATTTGGAGTAAAACTTGTGGTGCTTATTTTAGGTGCAGGAGGGATGGCAACAATGTGGGAAGCTGTATTTGCAGATGTAGGAGTTGCACTTTTAGCTATTTTGAACGCCGTACGATTACAGAAAATGAATTGGGATTGA
- a CDS encoding efflux RND transporter periplasmic adaptor subunit — MKNYNNYKWIGLWILVLSVFACKDQTSTISEKKESGAISNESKKETVHTEGQEVMLSARQYEALQMKIDTLTKRSMSGYVEANGQLEVPPQNEAMITSVIGANIVSIEVIEGDKVAKGQTVAYLSHPNIIEKQTMYLNAFSNSQFLEKSFERQKKLYDAGVGSGANFQRAEAEYNASLALVNGFEAQLQQLNIPAAGVRKGTIYQRVALRSPIEGYVEKVSIKTGQYVDPQTDLMEIVDTHHVHADLMVFEKDVYKIAKGQKINFNVHAIPGKKLVAEIYSISKTFEQNPKALHVHAEIENKEGNLIPGMYIQGRIQTDAVMGIAFPESAISIDGEKAYVFSAVKEGEDWSFVPIEVVLGEKDGDWYGISFLEPNASTIKYAMNNAYYLMAEMKKGTAEHSH, encoded by the coding sequence ATGAAAAATTATAACAATTATAAATGGATAGGTTTATGGATACTTGTCTTAAGTGTTTTTGCCTGTAAAGATCAAACGAGTACAATTTCAGAAAAAAAAGAATCGGGTGCAATATCTAATGAAAGTAAAAAGGAAACTGTGCATACGGAAGGGCAAGAAGTGATGCTATCAGCAAGACAATATGAAGCCTTACAAATGAAGATTGATACGTTGACTAAACGGAGCATGAGCGGGTATGTAGAAGCGAATGGTCAATTAGAAGTTCCTCCACAAAATGAAGCGATGATTACTTCCGTAATTGGAGCTAATATTGTTTCTATTGAAGTTATAGAAGGCGATAAAGTAGCTAAAGGGCAAACGGTTGCCTATTTATCACATCCTAATATTATAGAAAAACAAACAATGTATTTAAATGCTTTTAGTAATAGTCAGTTTCTAGAAAAATCATTTGAACGACAAAAGAAATTATATGATGCGGGAGTGGGTAGTGGTGCAAATTTTCAAAGAGCAGAGGCAGAATATAATGCATCTCTTGCTTTAGTAAATGGATTTGAAGCGCAGTTGCAACAATTAAATATACCTGCAGCAGGGGTTAGAAAAGGAACTATATATCAGCGAGTAGCATTGAGAAGTCCTATTGAAGGGTATGTAGAAAAAGTTTCTATAAAAACAGGGCAGTATGTAGATCCACAAACAGATTTGATGGAAATTGTAGATACACACCATGTGCATGCAGATCTCATGGTTTTTGAAAAGGATGTTTATAAAATAGCAAAAGGACAAAAAATAAACTTTAACGTGCACGCTATTCCAGGAAAGAAACTTGTAGCAGAAATTTATTCCATCAGTAAAACTTTTGAACAAAACCCAAAAGCATTACATGTTCATGCAGAGATAGAGAACAAGGAAGGGAACCTAATTCCCGGAATGTATATTCAAGGACGTATTCAAACAGATGCGGTCATGGGTATTGCATTTCCTGAAAGTGCTATTTCTATTGATGGAGAAAAGGCTTATGTTTTTAGTGCAGTTAAGGAGGGCGAGGATTGGAGTTTTGTTCCTATTGAAGTTGTATTAGGAGAGAAAGATGGAGATTGGTATGGCATTAGTTTTTTAGAGCCAAATGCTTCTACTATTAAATATGCAATGAATAATGCTTATTATTTGATGGCAGAAATGAAAAAAGGAACAGCAGAACACAGTCATTAG